Proteins from a single region of Malassezia restricta chromosome IV, complete sequence:
- a CDS encoding cellular nucleic acid-binding protein, translating to MSFSRSCYNCGRPGHTSAACPSAGTPTCYNCGQQGHVSVVCTNQTVPKTCFRCNESGHVSRDCPRAEAQGPGAGGECYRCGESGHIARMCPMGGGAPASRGSSRSCYNCGGIGHFSRECSSAPGASASAGTKCYNCGNMGHMSRNCPRPPQHSCYTCGAEDHIAAQCPQAAV from the exons ATGTCGTTTTCGAGGAGCTGTTACAA CTGTGGACGTC CTGGTCATACGAGTGCTGCGTGCCCGTCAGCAGGTACTCCTACTTG CTACAATTGCGGACAACAGGGTCACGTCTCGGTAGTGTGCACGAATCAGACGGTGCCGAAGACGTGTTTCCGCTGCAATGAATCCGGGCATGTGTCGCGTGATTGCCCTCGCGCTGAAGCCCAAGGACCTGGTGCTGGCGGTGAGTGCTACCGCTGTGGTGAGTCAGGACACATTGCGCGCATGTGCCccatgggcggcggtgcccCGGCATCGCGTGGTAGCTCTCGCTCTTGTTACAACTGCGGTGGCATCGGCCACTTCTCGCGCGAGTGTTCGTCGGCACCTGGCGCGTCAGCATCCGCTGGCACCAAATGCTACAATTGCGGCAACATGGGCCACATGTCGCGAAACTGCCCCCGTCCTCCGCAACATTCGTGCTACACTTGTGGCGCCGAGGACCACATCGCTGCCCAATGTCCTCAGGCTGCAGTGTGA
- a CDS encoding signal recognition particle subunit SRP19, whose translation MASDEFNDDTEFDLPDVPSAPMPPQQQDMMEQMMQQMMGGGAETPKAQSRNVAADGDEDGPHKQWTSVYPIYLDAKRRYRHGCRRVAYHKALLFPNSQLIANAARKMQLEFMHEPYRKHPQDWENPGRVKVRLFDDQGTPIRADLPTKQALLNSMATLLQPVVGGQPPPLTPREKVSKRSSRAALRSRQRCIRNARTVDHIPPHSPAMPSGLLNIRMSQMPGADALKQMGPLGNMMSSLGLGDEDDDEKTDTDASQQAANRPAPSLGRRQRRRVVRIGR comes from the exons atgGCCAGCGATGAGTTCAATGACGATACAGAG TTCGACTTGCCTGACGTACCAAGTGCACCCATGCCGCCGCAACAGCAAGACATGATGGAACAAATGATGCAACAAAtgatgggcggcggcgcagagACTCCCAAAGCACAGTCACGCAACGTTGCCGCGGATGGCGATGAAGATGGTCCTCACAAGCAATGGACAAGCGTATATCCCATATACCTGGACGCCAAGCGGCGATACCGACACGGCTGCCGACGTGTCGCTTACCACAAGGCCCTGTTATTTCCCAACAGCCAACTGATCGCCAACGCCGCTCGCAAGATGCAGCTCGAGTTTATGCATGAA CCGTATCGTAAGCACCCGCAAGACTGGGAAAATCCCGGTCGCGTCAAAGTGCGTCTTTTCGATGATCAAGGCACCCCAATCCGGGCAGACCTCCCCACAA AACAAGCTTTGTTGAATTCTATGGCTACGCTTCTACAGCCTGTTGTGGGGGGTCAGCCGCCTCCGTTGACGCCGCGAGAAAAGGTGTCGAAGCGCTCTTCGCGTGCGGCTCTTCGAAGCcggcagcgctgcatccGGAACGCACGTACGGTGGATCACATCCCACCCCACAGTCCTGCCATGCCATCGGGCCTACTGAACATTCGCATGAGTCAGATGCCCGGGGCTGACGCACTTAAGCAGATGGGCCCACTTGGCAACATGATGAGCTCTTTGGGTTTGGGagatgaagacgacgatgaaAAGACAGACACAGACGCGTCCCAGCAGGCAGCCAACCGTCCGGCCCCCTCGTTGGGCCGCcgtcagcgccgccgcgtcgttCGTATCGGCCGCTAG
- a CDS encoding prolyl-tRNA synthetase: MSESILAALSALSIKASEPRSATHASASSQGEWAEALSALPDTAKPANYRLLKTLVFKPKTAKSETPIPVMVVTDEATQTSTPAIGAHLKLKELRLAVPELLHATLGATKDDVSPFSVTAENASKLRVLVDQDMVDSGAIYAVHARSASETVFVTGAALVAYLTNVQASMDTVAFSTLTAPAKPQQSEVQKPVSKSKQDAKIQDAELIGITVRKELDFPEWYQQVLRKGDMLDYYDVSGCYILKPWSYFVWECIQDFFNAEIRKIGVQNCSFPMFVSSDVLEREKDHIEGFAPEVAWVTKAGKSDLEKPVAIRPTSETVMYPYYAKWIQSHRDLPLRMNQWNSVVRWEFKHPQPFLRTREFLWQEGHTVHLHREQADEEVRYILDLYRRVYEELLAVPVVPGVKSEKEKFAGGLYTTTVEGYVPTTGRGIQGGTSHALGQNFSRMFDITVQDPKASDEVRGKPEGRLFLWQNSWGLSTRTIGVMVMVHGDDKGLVMPPRVSQVQVVIVPCGLGVKVSQEVKDAVNKLCADTEAQLRGAGIRAHADLRDNYNPGFKFNDWELRGVPLRIEVGPKDYENKSAVAVRRDTGAKASLPIDSLVQRVPELLDSIHGDMLAKADAQFRDHRKVVLTWDEFTPTLNEKNHVIIPWCEDSECEDDIKDRSARISLAGEAQDERAPSMGAKSLCIPFDQSPYPPIEGHKCPQCGKPAKCWTMFGRSY, from the coding sequence ATGAGTGAGTCGATCCTTGCCGCGTTGTCAGCGCTGTCTATCAAGGCAAGCGAGCCGCGCTCCGCCACGCATGCCTCTGCATCGTCGCAGGGTGAATGGGCAGAAGCTCTCTCTGCTCTGCCTGACACGGCCAAGCCAGCCAACTACCGTTTGCTCAAGACGCTTGTTTTCAAGCCCAAGACGGCCAAATCGGAGACGCCCATTCCCGTGATGGTTGTGACGGATGAGGCCACTCAAACGAGTACGCCGGCCATTGGTGCGCATCTGAAGCTTAAAGAGTTGCGTCTGGCGGTGCcggagctgctgcacgcgACACTGGGTGCAACCAAGGACGATGTGTCGCCCTTCTCCGTGACGGCGGAGAATGCAAGCAAGCTGCGTGTCTTAGTGGACCAAGATATGGTTGATTCTGGTGCCATATATGCTGTGCAtgctcgctcggcgtccgAGACTGTGTTTGTGACgggtgcggcgctggtggccTACCTGACGAATGTGCAAGCCTCGATGGACACGGTCGCATTCAGCACGCTTACTGCACCTGCCAAGCCGCAGCAGTCGGAAGTCCAGAAGCCCGTGTCGAAGTCGAAGCAGGATGCCAAGATCCAGGATGCCGAGCTCATTGGCATTACCGTGCGCAAGGAACTCGACTTCCCAGAGTGGTACCAGCAGGTGCTCCGGAAGGGTGATATGCTGGACTACTACGATGTCAGTGGCTGCTACATTTTGAAGCCTTGGAGTTATTTTGTTTGGGAGTGTATCCAGGACTTTTTTAATGCCGAGATCAGGAAGATTGGTGTGCAAAACTGCTCGTTCCCCATGTTCGTGTCGTCGGATGTGTTAGAACGTGAAAAGGACCACATTGAGGGCTTTGCACCCGAGGTCGCTTGGGTTACCAAGGCTGGCAAGTCTGATCTCGAGAAGCCTGTGGCTATCCGCCCCACCTCTGAGACGGTCATGTACCCATACTACGCCAAGTGGATCCAGAGCCACCGCGATCTGCCGCTGCGAATGAACCAGTGGAACAGTGTGGTGCGCTGGGAATTCAAGCACCCGCAGCCATTCCTCCGAACGCGTGAGTTTCTGTGGCAGGAAGGACATACGGTGCATCTGCACAGAGAGCAGGCTGACGAGGAGGTGCGCTATATCCTAGACCTGTACAGGCGCGTGTATGAGGAGCTGCTGGCTGTGCCGGTCGTTCCAGGCGTCAAGTCCGAGAAGGAAAAGTTCGCTGGTGGTTTGTACACGACGACCGTGGAGGGCTATGTGCCCACGACGGGCCGTGGTATACAAGGTGGTACGTCGCACGCGCTTGGCCAGAACTTTAGTCGCATGTTCGACATTACGGTGCAGGACCCCAAGGCCTCTGACGAGGTGCGTGGCAAGCCCGAGGGCCGTCTGTTCCTCTGGCAAAACTCGTGGGGTCTATCGACGCGCACGATTGGTGTGATGGTCATGGTGCACGGTGACGACAAGGGTCTAGTGATGCCGCCGCGTGTGTCACAAGTGCAAGTGGTGATCGTGCCGTGTGGTCTCGGTGTCAAGGTGTCGCAGGAAGTCAAGGATGCCGTGAACAAGCTGTGCGCTGACACAGAGGCCCAGCTACGCGGCGCTGGTATTCGCGCGCATGCGGATCTGCGTGACAACTACAACCCTGGCTTCAAGTTCAATGACTGGGAACTGCGtggtgtgccgctgcgTATCGAGGTCGGCCCGAAGGACTATGAGAACAAGTCGGCCGTCGCCGTGCGTCGTGATACGGGTGCCaaggcgtcgctgccgatCGACTCGCtggtgcagcgcgtgcctgAACTGCTTGACAGCATCCACGGTGATATGCTGGCCAAGGCTGACGCGCAGTTCCGCGATCACCGCAAGGTCGTGCTGACATGGGATGAGTTCACGCCGACGCTCAACGAAAAGAACCATGTCATCATCCCGTGGTGCGAGGACAGTGAGTGTGAGGACGATATCAAGGACCGCAGCGCTCGCATTTCGCTGGCCGGCGAAGCACAGGATGAGCGCGCTCCGTCCATGGGCGCCAAGTCGCTGTGTATTCCGTTCGACCAATCGCCCTACCCGCCGATTGAGGGACACAAGTGTCCGCAGTGCGGCAAGCCGGCCAAGTGCTGGACCATGTTTGGCCGTAGCTACTAA
- a CDS encoding seryl-tRNA synthetase yields the protein MIDLQLLQVEKGGNPEVVRESQRKRFASVELVDEVLSLYKTWVTLEFQLNQMQQEVNAIQKVITTKKKAKEDADAELAQKKEQDAKIADFKPKVAEAEREMRLKAGTIGNIVGDKVPVSETEDDNLVTKTWHPDGPNGQFEKKDHFLSHHEVMYRLDLFDTERGAKISGHRGFFLTGDGVDLNQALINYGLDFLRKKEYKKIMTPFMMRKEHMAKTAQLDQFDEELYKVTGDEDDKYLIATSEQPISAFHSNEWFDRPAEQLPIKYAGYSTCFRKEAGSHGKDTWGIFRVHQFEKIEQFCITDPASSWDMLDHMLANSEEFYQSLQIPYRVVAIVSSALNNAAAMKYDLEAWFPFQGEHKELVSCSNCTDYQSRRLEVRCGMKKQGDSKKQYCHMLNGTLCATERALCCLVENWQTPDGLRIPPPLQPYMQGRDFLPFVRDLPKGSTSQKRK from the coding sequence ATGATTGATCTGCAGCTGTTGCAAGTCGAGAAGGGCGGCAATCCCGAGGTGGTACGCGAGTcgcagcgcaagcgctTTGCATCGGTAGAGCTTGTCGATGAAGTGCTGTCACTGTACAAGACCTGGGTGACCCTCGAATTCCAGCTGAACCAAATGCAGCAGGAAGTGAATGCGATCCAAAAAGTCATCACTACGAAAAAGAAGGCGAAGGAGGACGCTGATGCCGAGCTCGCACAAAAGAAAGAACAGGATGCTAAGATTGCTGATTTCAAGCCTAAAGTAGCGGAGGCTGAGCGCGAGATGCGCCTCAAGGCAGGCACGATCGGTAACATTGTGGGTGACAAGGTGCCGGTATCTGAGACAGAGGACGACAACCTGGTGACCAAGACGTGGCACCCTGATGGACCGAATGGACAGTTCGAGAAGAAGGACCACTTTCTATCGCACCACGAAGTCATGTACCGCCTTGATCTGTTTGACACGGAGCGTGGCGCCAAAATTTCGGGTCACCGTGGCTTTTTCCTAACAGGTGATGGCGTAGACCTGAATCAGGCACTAATTAACTACGGACTGGACTTTTTGCGCAAGAAAGAGTACAAGAAGATCATGACGCCGTTCATGATGCGCAAGGAGCACATGGCCAAGACGGCCCAACTTGACCAGTTTGACGAAGAGCTGTACAAGGTGACAggcgacgaagacgacaaGTACCTGATTGCTACGTCTGAGCAGCCGATCTCGGCTTTCCACTCGAACGAGTGGTTTGACCGCCCAGCTGAGCAGCTGCCGATCAAGTATGCCGGCTACTCGACATGCTTCCGCAAGGAAGCCGGCTCTCACGGCAAAGATACCTGGGGTATCTTCCGTGTGCACCAGTTTGAAAAGATTGAGCAGTTTTGCATCACGGACCCAGCTAGCTCATGGGACATGCTCGACCATATGCTCGCGAACTCGGAGGAGTTCTACCAGAGTCTGCAGATCCCAtaccgcgtcgtggccatcgtgtcgagcgcaCTGAATAATGCTGCAGCGATGAAGTACGATCTCGAGGCATGGTTCCCCTTCCAGGGTGAGCACAAGGAACTTGTGTCTTGCTCAAACTGCACGGACTACCAGAGTCGGCGCCTCGAAGTGCGCTGTGGCATGAAGAAACAGGGTGATTCGAAGAAACAGTACTGCCACATGCTCAACGGCACGCTGTGTGCCAcggagcgtgcgctgtgctgTCTCGTGGAAAACTGGCAGACGCCCGACGGCCTGCGCATTCCACCGCCGCTTCAGCCGTACATGCAGGGCCGCGACTTTTTGCCGTTTGTCAGGGACCTGCCCAAGGGCTCGACGAGCCAGAAGCGCAAGTAG
- a CDS encoding DnaJ subfamily C member 2, whose protein sequence is MAAVIDLPFALPAAPKNYAPAQASSSSVSLTSVEVSPVGDAFLSYMRRRLRQSTFEEDDALVKQRLDEHVAANTQVDELDNDIGEEPESQELLDSDPMQWKSLDHYAVLGLSSRRYKATDYEIKIAHRKKVLKHHPDKKVSATGVSDDAFFKCVAKSFEILSNPEKRRQFDSVDEGVDDDNVPTGKESPERFYELWAPVFEREARFSKQTPVPSLGTKDSTKEEVDDFYNFFYNFDSWRSFEYLDSEVNEGSDNRDEKRYTEKKNRNERARRKKEDNARLRNLVDKALSLDPRIKAFRAAERAAREAKKNKGRPGVPGAKGAAEVAAEEQRKKEEAEKAAKEQAEKEQAEKVERDAAKKVREAAKKNLKKEKKTIRNIITGANYFQPEGTTPSASVLDKQLTALDALCASLEPEQVLSLREACEKSTAEAKAALHKACEEKSLGDAFA, encoded by the coding sequence ATGGCCGCTGTGATTGATCTACCATTTGCGTTGCCTGCCGCGCCGAAAAACTACGCGCCTGCTCAGgcatcttcttcgtcagTGTCTTTGACAAGTGTGGAAGTGTCGCCTGTGGGCGACGCCTTCCTCAGTtacatgcgccgccgcttgcGCCAGAGCACATtcgaggaggacgatgcTCTTGTGAAGCAGCGCTTGGACGAACACGTTGCTGCGAACACGCAGGTGGACGAGCTCGACAATGACATTGGCGAAGAGCCCGAGAGTCAGGAACTGCTGGACAGCGACCCCATGCAGTGGAAGTCGCTTGATCATTACGCCGTACTGGGTCTGTCATCGCGTCGATACAAAGCGACTGACTATGAAATCAAGATCGCGCATCGCAAGAAGGTGCTCAAGCATCACCCAGACAAAAAGGTGAGCGCGACGGGTGTGAGCGATGATGCTTTCTTCAAGTGCGTCGCGAAATCGTTTGAGATTCTGTCGAACCCCGAAAAGCGGCGTCAGTTTGACAGTGTCGACGAGGGCGTGGATGATGACAACGTGCCAACAGGCAAGGAGAGCCCTGAGCGCTTTTACGAGCTATGGGCCCCCGTGTTCGAGCGTGAAGCGCGTTTCTCGAAGCAGACGCCCGTGCCATCGCTGGGTACCAAGGACAGCACTAAGGAAGAAGTGGATGACTTCTACAACTTCTTCTACAACTTTGacagctggcgcagctTTGAATACCTTGACAGCGAGGTGAATGAGGGCAGTGACAACCGTGACGAGAAGCGTTACACGGAGAAGAAGAACCGCAATGAGCGTGCTCGTCGCAAGAAGGAGGACAACGCGCGTCTTCGCAACCTCGTAGACAAGGCGCTTTCACTCGATCCGCGTATCAAGGCATTCCGTGCCGCTGAGCGTGCGGCTCGTGAGGCCAAGAAGAACAAAGGTCGTCCTGGCGTGCCAGGAGCCAAGGGTGCCGCTGAAGTGGCTGCTGAAGAGCAGCGCAAAAAGGAGGAGGCTGAAAAGGCCGCCAAGGAGCAGGCTGAGAAGGAACAGGCTGAGAAGGTCGAGCGTGATGCCGCAAAGAAGGTACGCGAGGCAGCGAAGAAGAACCTCAAGAAGGAAAAGAAGACCATCCGCAACATTATCACGGGTGCCAACTACTTCCAGCCAGAGGGTACGACACCATCTGCTAGCGTGCTCGACAAGCAGCTCACCGCACTCGACGCTCTTTGTGCTTCTCTTGAGCCCGAGCAGGTACTTAGTctgcgcgaggcgtgcgAGAAGAGCACGGCCGAAGCTAAGGCCGCTCTGCACAAGGCATGTGAGGAGAAGAGCCTGGGCGATGCATTCGCTTAG
- a CDS encoding ribonuclease h-like protein, producing MCAMLGRRVGRAFTSLRWTTMRAYSNAVDAMAASIADAHVPASSTYTYRRPKYTIPKAMRAFQQPTVAYQVPRLHYLTGIQEVENALPDAVANTGTLERIIGLDLEWNFGLSVGKTAVLQLATAFDIYVIQLSKMRNLPNSLASILTDPHIPKTGVAIHQDLAKLQRDFGLIPKGGLELSRLAWRFDAERWQNHRFLISLRDLCKGYLAVDLDKGATRISSWTQTPLSNEQIEYAASDAYVSLELVHAILLHAYRRNAITLNEIRACMQEAPHNRLRKPQRSHSMSAPLAHQRAWEAWKQGASLQELALEKHIRLTTAGTYIAKAVQESPNPVEHGSETWHRLRAEYSAADMRPITVRYAHGFARHGVFNYAELHQILHAFRMAQT from the coding sequence ATGTGTGCGATGCTGGGCCGTCGTGTAGGTCGTGCCTTTACGTCGCTTCGATGGACGACTATGCGCGCGTACAGCAATGCCGTTGATGCGATGGCTGCATCGATAGCGGATGCACATGTCcctgcctcgtccacatACACATATCGAAGACCCAAATACACGATACCCAAAGCCATGAGGGCGTTTCAACAGCCGACAGTTGCGTACCAAGTTCCAAGACTACATTATCTCACTGGGATACAAGAGGTAGAAAATGCGCTGCCGGATGCTGTGGCTAACACGGGCACACTTGAGCGCATCATTGGTCTGGATCTCGAGTGGAACTTTGGGTTAAGTGTGGGCAAAACGGCTGTCTTGCAACTCGCTACGGCTTTTGATATCTACGTGATTCAGCTATCAAAAATGAGAAATTTACCCAATTCACTTGCTTCTATTCTTACTGATCCACATATACCCAAAACTGGCGTAGCGATCCATCAGGATTTGGCGAAACTACAGCGTGACTTTGGTCTGATACCAAAAGGAGGACTAGAGCTTTCTCGGTTGGCGTGGCGTTTTGACGCAGAGCGATGGCAGAATCACCGTTTTCTTATTTCTCTCCGTGACTTGTGTAAGGGATACCTTGCAGTGGACCTTGATAAAGGTGCCACGCGAATCAGCTCGTGGACCCAAACACCTTTATCTAATGAGCAGATTGAATATGCTGCTTCGGACGCTTATGTATCTCTTGAGCTTGTCCATGCTATACTTCTCCATGCCTATCGAAGAAATGCTATCACCTTGAATGAGATTCGTGCTTGTATGCAAGAGGCACCCCACAACCGACTGCGAAAACCACAGCGCTCTCACTCCATGTCGGCGCCCCTCGCTCACCAACGCGCTTGGGAGGCATGGAAACAAGGCGCAAGCCTCCAAGAACTTGCACTGGAAAAGCATATCCGCCTCACCACGGCCGGCACCTATATCGCCAAGGCTGTGCAGGAATCACCAAATCCCGTGGAGCATGGCTCTGAGACGTGGCACCGATTACGCGCCGAATACTCGGCTGCCGACATGCGTCCCATCACTGTACGGTACGCGCATGGGTTTGCAAGGCATGGCGTATTTAACTACGCAGAACTACATCAAATTCTCCATGCATTTCGGATGGCGCAGACCTAA
- a CDS encoding glycosyl hydrolases family 8, with translation MDARYHQWCSNYMRSSPCGLYCFYNGSGENGDAITCSEAHGYAMLIAVLHGNQNDFDGLLSFFLSFRNGHGLMKWQVRQNGSGTLYVDEDANDCATDGDIDIATALFLASRNWPQGSSSFPAGAYGYEAAALSDAVLAHCIHPDLNVPLLGDWCCKDDKENCRLYDSTRSSDFILSSFLLFHMKHPNPQSRQRWQEVLESTLQVAISQLALYPRSGLLADFLVYDKRHGWHPSKGKHLESKYDGEMSWNACRTPWRLAHYYAVTGDQRILPLLQTMHQTLMRCNFPSVPAGIRVRDGKALVDYSERAFIAPVGYLSYVLGDSSSHLAAIRAMDDEEPGYFGDSIDLVIAEEAMAASTWLS, from the exons ATGGACGCTCGATACCACCAATGGTGTTCGAACTATATGCGCTCTAGTCCATGC GGTCTATACTGCTTCTACAATGGCTCA GGTGAAAATGGCGACGCCATAACATGCTCGGAGGCGCATGGCTATGCCATGCTCATTGCCGTGCTTCACGGAAATCAGAATGACTTTGATGGTCTCTTGTCTTTTTTCTTGTCATTCCGAAACGGACATGGCCTCATGAAGTGGCAAGTTCGCCAGAACGGCTCAGGTACCCTCTATGTTGACGAAGATGCCAACGACTGTGCGACTGATGGCGACATTGATATTGCGACTGCCTTGTTCCTTGCTAGCCGCAACTGGCCTCAAGGCTCTTCCTCGTTTCCTGCTGGTGCATACGGCTACGAAGCCGCTGCACTGAGCGACGCGGTTCTCGCCCACTGCATACATCCTGATCTGaatgtgccgctgctgggcgACTGGTGCTGCAAGGATGACAAAGAAAACTGTCGCCTGTACGACTCGACGCGCAGTTCAGACTTTATCTTGTCGTCGTTCCTACTCTTCCACATGAAGCATCCCAACCCCCAGTCTCGGCAGCGTTGGCAAGAAGTGCTGGAGTCGACGCTACAGGTGGCCATTTCACAGCTTGCGCTATACCCTCGTTCTGGTTTGCTTGCCGATTTTCTCGTGTATGACAAGCGTCACGGCTGGCACCCATCTAAGGGCAAGCATCTTGAGTCGAAGTATGATGGCGAGATGAGCTGGAATGCGTGCCGCACTCCGTGGCGCCTAGCCCACTACTACGCTGTCACTGGTGACCAGCGCATTCTGCCTCTCTTGCAGACAATGCACCAGACTCTTATGCGCTGCAACTTCCCCTCAGTGCCTGCGGGTATTCGCGTCCGTGACGGCAAGGCGCTGGTAGACTACTCGGAGCGGGCTTTCATCGCCCCCGTCGGCTATCTGTCCTACGTTTTAGGCGACAGCAGCTCACATCTAGCTGCTATTCGTGCGATGGATGATGAAGAACCAGGGTACTTTGGCGACTCCATCGACTTGGTTATTGCTGAAGAAGCCATGGCCGCTTCGACGTGGCTGTCATAG
- a CDS encoding small subunit ribosomal protein S17e has protein sequence MGRVRTKTTKRAARVLIEKYYPRLNPVDFHTNKKVIDEVAIVPSKRLRNKIAGFTTHLMRRIQRGPVRGISFKLQEEERERKDQYVPEVSALDPSVAPLEVDPDTEEMIQSLGFDNLPLLVTAPVTAHSLPERKGRHIPGAGRR, from the exons ATG GGTCGCGTCCGCACGAAGACTACCaagcgcgctgctcgtgtcCTCATCGAGAAGTACTACCCGCGCCTTAACCCGGTGGACTTCCACACCAACAAGAAGGTGATCGACGAGGTGGCCATTGTGCCTTCGAAGCGCCTTCGCAACAAGATCGCTGGTTTCACGACCCATCTTATGAGGCGTATCCAGCGCGGCCCTGTTCGTGGCATCTCGTTCAAGCTCCAGGAGGAGGAGCGTGAGCGTAAGGACCAATACGTGCCCGAGGTGTCTGCGCTTGACCCATCGGTGGCTCCTCTTGAGGTCGACCCTGACACAGAGGAGATGATCCAGAGCCTTGGCTTCGACAACCTGCCCTTGCTTGTGACTGCCCCAGTGACGGCTCACTCGCTGCCTGAGCGCAAGGGCCGCCATATCCCTGGCGCCGGTCGCCGCTAA
- a CDS encoding small subunit ribosomal protein S15Ae — translation MVRISVLNDALVSIVNAERRGKRQVLIRPSSRVVVRFLSVMQKHGYIGDFEIIDDHRAGKIVVQLVGRLNKCGVISPRYPVPLSEMEKWVSAMLPARSFGFVVLTTSSGIMDHEEARRKHVSGKILGYFY, via the exons ATGGTCAGGATCTCGGTTCTG AACGATGCCCTCGTGAGCATTGTGAACGCTGAGCGTCGCGGCAAGCGTCAGGTTCTCATCCGTCCATCGTCCAGGGTTGTGGTCAGGTTCTTGAGTGTCATGCAGAAGCACG GCTACATTGGTGACTTTGAAATCATTGATGACCACCGCGCCGGCAAGATCGTGGTCCAGCTTGTTGGCCGTCTCAACAAGTGTGGTGTTATCTCGCCACGTTACCCCGTTCCGCTGAGCGAGATGGAGAAGTGGGTGTCGGCAATGCTTCCAGCTCGTTCGTTCGGCTTTGTGGTCCTCACCACCTCGTCGGGTATTATGGACCATGAGGAAGCTCGCCGGAAACACGTATCGGGCAAGATCCTCGGTTACTTCTACTAA
- a CDS encoding THO complex subunit 7, producing MDVDSDTATALMPLSSQQQDDILRNRLSTDDKHVRRIAKRIAVLVQSSSSQDREAAALLLQSDLDLFSEHISKLHSIANTTSTAEMESYEQEMTALHEKSAEKKAHIEMLKKRLDEAKEHRAQVSEYNIIANKILAYPSREEMMNSIQQHRDRIAQLQSEIKKYDDASAHAKNELNSIVSALMELRQNIRSSLGYKPLPEESALCASTLNPKAHTFQSESSSADVTASNAKRTHNDSSGDGNKTCQTDHKRLRMQEDDKAQDQTPQPSKDNGDILDQPSSSTPSV from the exons ATGGATGTCGACAGCGACACTGCGACGGCTCTGATGCCTCTGTCGTCACAACAACAAG ACGATATACTGAGGAATCGTCTGAGTACGGATGATAAGCATGTCCGTCGCATCGCTAAGAGGATTGCCGTGCTGGTACAATCTTCATCAAGTCAGGATCG TGAGGCTGCTGCACTACTGCTTCAATCCGATCTCGATCTGTTCTCTGAGCACATAAGCAAACTCCATTCCATCGCCAATACGACATCAACTGCTGAGATGGAGAGCTATGAACAAGAGATGACTGCTCTGC ATGAAAAAAGCGCTGAAAAGAAAGCTCATATTGAAATGCTCAAGAAACGACTCGACGAGGCCAAGGAACACCGTGCACAAGTGTCCGAATACAATATTATTGCGAACAAGATCCTGGCATACCCATCCCGCGAAGAAATGATGAA CTCTATACAACAGCATCGTGACCGCATCGCGCAATTACAGAGCGAAATCAAGAAATATGATGATGCGAGTGCTCATGCCAAGAATGAATTGAACAGTATTGTTTCGGCACTCATGGAACTGCGGCAGAATATTCGTTCATCACTTGGCTACAAGCCATTGCCGGAAGAGTCTGCTCTATGTGCATCGACACTGAACCCGAAAGCTCACACTTTTCAGTCTGAGTCATCCTCAGCCGATGTTACGGCTTCCAACGCAAAGCGAACCCATAATGACTCTTCTGGCGACGGGAACAAGACATGCCAGACGGATCATAAGCGCCTCAGAATGCAAGAAGACGATAAAGCACAAGATCAGACGCCTCAGCCATCTAAAGACAATGGCGACATCCTCGACCAGCCTTCATCAAGCACACCATCTGTATAG
- a CDS encoding large subunit ribosomal protein L14e, translating into MGAQRMSFKRYVEVGRIVLISNGESKGKIATIVEIVDQNRGVIDGPSTGVPRQVMAFRDMTLTRFVIKVPRASGTPTVKKAFEASGVLEKWESSKWAKTLKAREARKNTSDFERFKIQVLKKQRRNIINEAAKNVKA; encoded by the exons ATGGGTGCTCAGCGTATGTCTTTCAAGCGCTACGTCGAGGtcggccgcatcgtcctCATCTCGAATGGTGAATCGAAGGGCAAGATCGCCACTATTGTCGAGATTGTCGACCAAAACAGG GGTGTCATTGACGGACCATCTACCGGTGTTCCCCGCCAGGTTATGGCTTTCCGCGACATGACCTTGACGCGCTTTGTGATCAAGGTGCCTCGCGCCTCGGGCACGCCTACCGTGAAGAAGGCGTTCGAAGCTTCGGGTGTGCTTGAGAAGTGGGAGAGCAGCAAGTGGGCCAAGACGCTCAAGGCCCGCGAGGCCCGTAAGAACACTTCTGACTTTGAGCGCTTCAAGATTCAAGTGCTCAAGAAGCAGCGCCGTAACATTATCAACGAGGCGGCCAAGAATGTCAAGGCATAA